Proteins from a genomic interval of Rhodococcoides fascians A25f:
- a CDS encoding TIGR03767 family metallophosphoesterase: MTGLSRRQFVARVGTLAAVWGIAPHVLGQALVARAQPAGAAATGTLAQTILRSSSGPGQYRVLGAGPGEPYVPRLDILGRAPQPSRVQSRRSLLYLGHLSDMHVIDAQSPGRIEPMIVSDHAAWGSAFHPQDPLTVHVTAAMVKAFADARISPVTGAPMGAAVVTGDSADMHSHLELRWYIDVLDGVPVRPTSGAADVFEGVQAWPEAQWAYRPGDPSGGSFGDYGFPTLPDLLTQAMSGTVESVGLPVPWYSVYGNHDTLLLGTFDLSSQLHALAVGGRKAYTLEATATSALAGYASTASPLQRMIDALGVGSGARPGFRAVSADPARYLFEQREFMEEHFETTPTPGPIGHGFTQHNLDSGETWWTADPTPNIRTFGLDTCNAVAGPDGAVPENQFDWLTGQLEQAQAENKLVLIYTHHNSLTLENRAQRPGQSVKLYGADEFIDLLLKYPVVIGWLNGHTHQNQILAHSRDGRGFWEITTASCIDFPQQQQVVEIVDNRDGTLSLFTTVLDHASPVTPGNSGSYLDLASRSRELAANDWAENPLMRRGSRLDRNTELLLPAPFDLSTITDAALEQQHLDEHARLIAYETRQGR; the protein is encoded by the coding sequence GGCTCTGGTTGCCCGCGCTCAGCCTGCGGGTGCTGCCGCGACCGGAACGCTGGCGCAGACGATTCTTCGATCCTCGAGCGGGCCGGGGCAGTATCGCGTCCTGGGTGCCGGGCCCGGGGAGCCGTACGTGCCTCGGCTGGACATTCTGGGCCGAGCACCCCAGCCGTCACGGGTGCAGTCGCGGCGGTCGTTGCTCTACCTCGGGCACCTGTCGGACATGCATGTCATCGATGCCCAATCGCCAGGCCGGATCGAGCCCATGATCGTCTCCGATCACGCTGCGTGGGGGTCGGCATTCCATCCGCAGGATCCGCTGACCGTGCACGTCACCGCCGCGATGGTGAAGGCTTTTGCCGATGCACGGATCAGTCCGGTCACCGGGGCGCCGATGGGAGCCGCGGTGGTCACCGGAGACAGCGCCGACATGCATTCCCATCTCGAATTGCGCTGGTACATAGATGTTCTCGACGGTGTCCCGGTGAGGCCCACGAGCGGCGCTGCGGACGTCTTCGAGGGTGTTCAGGCGTGGCCAGAGGCGCAGTGGGCCTATCGGCCGGGCGATCCGTCGGGAGGGTCGTTCGGCGACTACGGATTCCCGACGCTTCCCGACCTTCTCACTCAGGCGATGTCGGGAACCGTCGAGTCGGTGGGGCTCCCCGTGCCGTGGTACTCGGTCTACGGAAATCACGACACCCTCTTGCTCGGCACGTTCGATCTGTCCTCGCAACTGCACGCCCTCGCCGTCGGTGGTCGCAAGGCGTACACCCTGGAGGCGACGGCCACCTCGGCACTCGCCGGCTATGCGTCGACCGCCAGTCCGTTGCAGCGGATGATCGATGCGCTCGGCGTCGGATCCGGTGCGCGACCCGGCTTTCGGGCGGTGTCGGCCGATCCGGCGCGATACCTGTTCGAGCAACGCGAGTTCATGGAGGAGCACTTCGAGACCACCCCGACGCCGGGTCCGATCGGCCACGGCTTCACCCAACACAACCTCGATTCCGGCGAGACCTGGTGGACGGCAGACCCCACCCCGAACATTCGCACGTTCGGACTCGACACCTGCAACGCAGTCGCCGGACCCGACGGTGCAGTACCCGAGAATCAATTCGACTGGCTCACCGGCCAGTTGGAGCAAGCACAGGCCGAGAACAAGTTGGTGTTGATCTACACCCACCACAACAGCCTGACATTGGAGAACCGAGCGCAGCGGCCAGGGCAGTCGGTAAAGCTTTATGGTGCAGACGAATTCATCGACCTGCTGTTGAAATACCCGGTGGTGATCGGCTGGCTCAACGGCCACACCCACCAGAATCAGATCCTGGCGCACTCGCGAGACGGACGCGGATTTTGGGAGATCACCACCGCGTCGTGCATCGATTTCCCGCAGCAGCAGCAAGTGGTCGAGATCGTCGACAACCGGGACGGGACTCTGTCGCTGTTCACGACTGTGCTCGATCACGCATCTCCGGTCACGCCCGGAAACAGCGGCAGTTACCTGGATCTGGCGTCGCGTAGCCGTGAACTGGCGGCCAACGACTGGGCCGAGAATCCGCTGATGCGACGAGGATCGCGTCTGGATCGCAACACCGAACTGCTGCTTCCCGCGCCGTTCGACCTGAGCACCATCACCGACGCGGCGCTCGAGCAACAGCACCTCGACGAGCATGCGCGACTGATCGCCTACGAGACGAGGCAGGGCCGATGA
- a CDS encoding YdeI/OmpD-associated family protein: protein MTASESSSSASDHPATWKFDYPIFHAETRAQWRTWLAHNHTSTRGMWLCSWRNTTDRPRCPYPDAVEEAICFGWIDSTGSNLDEERSLQLFTPRRPKSPWTRLNRQRAADMEDSGLMTEAGRRAIAAAKSNGWWTIADQVEDLQEPLELTTALDRNPSARSTWDGFPPSARKQMLWWIVSAVRDDTRAGRITQVVAEAAAGRRARG from the coding sequence GTGACTGCGTCGGAATCTTCTTCGTCTGCATCCGACCACCCGGCAACGTGGAAATTCGACTACCCGATTTTTCACGCCGAAACTCGGGCACAGTGGCGCACCTGGCTGGCACACAATCACACCTCGACCCGAGGCATGTGGCTGTGTTCGTGGCGCAACACCACCGACCGACCGCGCTGCCCGTACCCCGATGCCGTCGAGGAAGCAATCTGCTTCGGTTGGATCGATTCCACCGGCAGCAACCTCGACGAGGAGCGCAGCCTGCAGCTGTTCACGCCGCGCAGGCCCAAGAGCCCGTGGACGCGTCTGAACCGACAACGCGCAGCCGATATGGAAGACAGCGGCCTCATGACCGAAGCAGGTCGCCGTGCCATCGCTGCCGCGAAGTCCAACGGCTGGTGGACGATTGCCGATCAGGTCGAAGACCTCCAGGAACCTCTCGAACTGACCACGGCGCTGGACCGAAACCCGAGCGCTCGGAGCACCTGGGACGGCTTTCCACCAAGCGCTCGCAAGCAGATGCTCTGGTGGATTGTCAGCGCCGTGCGAGACGACACTCGTGCAGGTCGAATCACTCAGGTCGTCGCCGAGGCCGCGGCCGGTCGACGAGCTCGCGGCTGA